TCGGTGGCGTTTTCCGAGGCATTCCACACCGCCGGCCAGCGCCCCGCCAACAGCAAGGCATTTTTAGATGCGATCGAGCTCGGCCGGGTGCAGCAGCATCCGCGGGAGGCGGAGTTTCGGCAGATCGTCAGCCAGGTGACAGATGATGCGCTCCGGCAGGGCACACGGAGCGTTGCTGATGCTGGGGCGGAGGTCGAACGGCAATGGCTCGCCGAGCTGCGCAGCCCGCTGCGCACGCGTGAGTTTTCACAGATCAACTGGCGGGCAATCGGTTCGATCACGGTCGCGGTCATCGCTGCGCTGGTAACGCTGTTCTGGTGGAAGGCCAGGCGGGAGAAGATTGGGGCGCTCGATCGGGCGCAACAGCGGGCCGGCATGGCGTTCGTGTCGCCTTGGGTCATCGGCTTTGTGCTGCTGACGGTCGGACCGATGGCGCTGTCGCTGATCCTGGCGTTCGCCAAGTGGACGGCGATGTCGCCGCTGGGCGAGGCGCAATATGTGGGCGGCGCCAACTTTGAACATCTGGCGAAGTTCGACCCCACGTTTGGCAAGAGCCTGTGGGTCACGTTCTACTTCGTACTGCTCGGCGTGCCGCTAACGCAGGTGGCGGCGTTGGCGGTGGCGCTGCTGATGAACGCGAAGGTGCGCGGCATCACAATCTTCCGCACGATCTACTTCGTGCCGTCGGTGGTCAGCGGAGTGGCACTGGCAACGCTGTGGCTGAAACTCTTCAACAACGACTTCGGCCTGATCAACAACGTGCTGCTTCGGCCGTTGACTTGGGTCGGCCTGAACCCGCCCGACTGGTTCGGCCTGGACGCCGGCTGGGCGGCGGTGCCGGCATTCGTGGTCATGGGGCTGTGGGGCGTTGGTGGGGGGATGGTGATCTACCTGGCGGGCTTGAAGGGCGTGCCGGAAAGCCTGTACGAGGCCGCGACGATCGACGGTGCCGGGCCAATGCGCCGGCTATTGAACGTAACGCTGCCGATGCTCAGCCCGTTGATCTTCTTCAACGTCATCATGGGCCTGATCGGTAGCTTCCAGATCTTCACCCAAGCCAAGGTCATGACCAACGGCGGCCCCGGTACCGACACGCTGTTCTACGTGCTGAACCTGTACCGCCAGGCGTTTGAGTTCCACAACATGGGCTACGCCAGCGCGATGGCCTGGGTGCTGTTCATCATCGTGCTGATATTTACCGCATTGATCTTCCGCGGCAGTAAGAAGATGGTGCATTATGAAGGATTGAAGGCGTGATCCTTTGTGATTCGCGCCAAGAACGCCAAGGAGCCAAGAGCGTCAAGAAATGAGAAGACAAGCCATTCGTTTCTTTACCTCTTGGCGATCGTGGCGTACTTGGAAACCTCGGCGCGAACTTGAAGTGCTAAAGAGCGACAAGATATGACGACCTCCGCCACCAACGCTCCCAACACGGCCAACCCCGCGACGCCACTGGTCTACGTGGCGGCGGCGAAGGAGGCGGCGCCGAACGTCGTCCGGCGGGGCATGGGTCGGCGCGATGGCCGGCGGCGTAAGTCGTGGAACAAGGTCGCGGCGTACATCACGCTGATCCTGGGCGCGGCGTTGCTGATCGTGCCGTTCGTCTGGATGCTGGCCGCCAGCCTCGACACCCAGCAGAACGTGACCGGTGGGGAGGTCGACTGGACCTTCAACGATCCGCAGTTCGCCAACTACCCCGCCTCCATGAAGCTGATGGGCGCCGAGGCCGACCGCAACGGCGACGGTGAGATCGGCGTGCTCGAGATCGCCCGGCTGCACTTTCCGGCGCTGTCGAACACCATCGTGGTAACGGTCGCGTGCATCGTCGGGCAGGTCGTCAGTTCCAGCCTGGTCGGCTTCGGTTTCGCGCGGTTCAACTTCCGCGGGCGCGGCATCCTGTTCGCGCTCATGCTCAGCACGATGATGCTGCCGGCCCAGGTGACGATGATCCCGGTCTTCGTGCTGTTCCGGCACCTGGGCATGATCGACACATTCTGGCCCTTGATTATTCCAGCGTGGCTGGCGAGCCCGTTCTTCGCGTTCATGTTCCGCCAGTTCTTTGCGCAAGTGCCCGAAGAGCTGATCGAGGCGGCCCGCATGGATGGCGCCAGCAACTTCCGCATCTACTGGCAGATGATGTTGCCCCTTAGCGGCCCGGTGATCGCGATCGTCGCGATCTTCACGTTCATGGCGACGTGGAACGACTTCATGGGCCCGCTGATCTACCTGAACAGCCCCGCAAACCGCACGCTGGCCCTCGCGCTCGCCCAGTTCAACGGTCAGTACGGCGTGCGCGACGCCCACCTGCTGATGGCGGCCAGCTTCGTCACCATGCTGCCCTGCATCATCCTGTTCTTCGCCGCCCAGAAGTACTTCGTTGAAAGCGTGGCCACGAGCGGCTTGAAGGGCTAGAGCATTCTCATTTCATCTGTAGCGGGCGCACGACGGGTTGTCACCCCGATGGGAGCCTCAGGCGACCTGAGGGATCTCGAATTACGGACGGTTCTCGGCCTTGGGAGATGGGTGAGGTCGGCAAGCATCCCATCAGGATGACACGTCCTGATCAACGCGCCGGTTTTGCCCGCCAGCCTTAAGCCTCAAGAAGACCTGTTTTTGCCTTTTTTCCTCCCTGCGCACTGTATTTCATGCTAAATTTTGACGCTCGCGCGGCGAGCCTGTATGGTTTCACAACACAACTGAAACTGTTTGACAACCTTTCGCTGTTAGGGGCTTCGAGATGGCTGAACGGCCGAGAAAGTCGATTTACGACCTGGCGGACACCCTTGGCGTTTCCGCCAGTACCGTCAGCCGAGTTTTGAATCAACGCAGTGGCATCGGTGAGGCGACCCGGAAGCGCGTGCTGGCCTCGGCCAAACGTGCTGGGTTTCGGCCGCGCATGACCGCTAGGCAGCTCACCGTGGCAGTCGTCATCGATCGCCATCGCTTCACCACGTTCGGCGGCTTCGTGCCGAACCTGCTCAGCTGCCTCGTCGAGACGATCTCGAAGCACGAGGTCGCCGTCGAATTGCTCACCGAGCATAACCTGGAGCGCCTCGATCGCCGGCTGATCGATGGCGTGGTCGCGATGGCGTGGGACGACGCGACGATCGATTTGCTGAAAAAGTTGAACGACGTGCCGGTCGTCACCTTGAACCGCGTCGACGTGCCCGAGTTTTCCGCCGTTGCCAGTGACCATCGCCAGCACGGTGAGATGGCGGTCGACTATCTGGCGGGACGCGGGCACACGAAGATCGCGATGATCTGCGAGGAGCGCGACAACTGGGGTACGCGCCAGCGGCTTGAGGGGTTCATGTCGCGCCTGCAGGCGCTCGGGTTACCGGTGGATGAGGATTCCGTGTCGTACACGGACCACCAACCGATGTACGGCCTGCTTCGCCGGTTGACCACCATTGCCAGGCCGACTGCACTGTTCGTGGCCAACGAAAGCCTAGGGCTTGAGGCGATGTACATCCTGCAGCAGGTGCTGCAAGTGCGCGTGCCGCAGGACATCTCGCTGTTGGGGATGGATTCGGCCCAGGTATCGCAGTTCCTGGCGCCGCCGCTGACGGCAATTGCGCAGCCCATGGCCGAGGTCGCCGACCGCGCGCTGAGCGTGCTGTTGAGCCAGATGGGTCAGAAGCAAAAGCCCGAGCACGTTATCCTTGAGAACCGGCTGATCGAACGCGAATCGGTCGTTTCACTGCCTGCGGAAAAGCCGCGGAAGTGAGCATGATCGGCTGCGGGCTCGGCGGGCGATGAGCCCGTGGCTCCACTGGCCGAACTCGTCATTCGCATTCGACGCATCACAGTTATGGAACGCCCCTTGCAAGCCGTGCCAGTCGCCTGAGAGCGACCGACACTGCACCAAGGGAGCACGACCATGGCTGTGAAACTCAAACCCATCGAAGAACAGACGATCGTCATCACCGGCGCCAGCAGCGGCATCGGCTTGGCCACCGCGAGGATGGCAGCCAGGCAGGGGGCGCGCGTCGTTTTCGCGTCGCGCGATGAGCCCGCATTGCGCCAGCTGGAGATGGAGATCATCGACGCTGGCGGGCAGGCGCTGGCGGTTCAGGTGGACGTGTCGAACGTCGACGATGTCCGCCGACTGGCAGACGTTGCCATTGCGCGGTTCGGGTCGATCGACACGTGGGTAAACAATGCCGCGGTCGCGATCTATGCCCGTGCCGACGAAACCGAAATCGGCGACGCCCGGCGGCTGTTCGACGTGAACTTCTGGGGCCAGGTTTACGGTTCCAAGACCGCGATGGACCATTTCAAGCAACAGGGCGTGCGGAATGGTTACGGTAGCGCGCTCATCAACGTCGGCAGCACCGAGTCCGATCGCGCCCTGCCGTTGCACAGCATGTACTCGGCCAGCAAGCACGCGATCAAGGGCTTCACCGACGCAATGCGGATGGAACTGGAAGAGGCCGGCGTGCCGGTCTCGGTCACGTTGATCAAGCCCGGCTCGATCAACACGCCCTTCACCGAACACGCGCGGAACTACATGGGCAACGAGCCCGACTATCCGCCTCCGGTGTACGACCCGAGCGTGGTTGCTGAGACGATCATCTACGCCGCCACACACCCGGTGCGCGACCTGTTCGCCGGCGGCGGTGGGAAGATGATCAGCGCGATGGGCACGTACTTGCCGCGCATTACCGATTGGTTCATGAAGCAGACGATGTTCAAGCAGCAGCAGAAGGACGTCCCGACACGCACCGGCGACAACCTGACCACCGGCACGCGTGGCGAACTTCAGGAACATGGCAGCCATCCGGGCCATGTGATGCGATCCAGCCTCTACAGCAAAGCGACGATGCACCCGTTGCTCACGTTGGCGATCATCGGCGCCGCCGGCCTCGCCATCGCGGCGGCCGCCAATCCGCCAAGTCAGGTGAAGCGCCGCGGATCGCTCACACGACGGCGAGACGGGGTAGCGACGCGGTTGCGCGATCTGGTCCAGTAGCACGGGACGTTGCCGACGAGGTGCCTATAACGCGGGCGGGATGAGAATTCAGGTGCGGAGCGGAGCTACCCGAAATCCCCATTTGCGACCGCCCTTCAACGTCCGATAATGCATGTTATGTTAAGTTCAGACAATGGTTTACGTACGGGAATGATACCCTAACATCGGTGCCATAACCCTAGAAACTGCCAATCTTTGTAGAATCGCAATAGGAGCCAATCTGAGCGACGTTTCCGCACCGGGACGGCCCGCGACCCCTCCAACGTCCGAAAACGCGTTGGCGCGGCCAATGCGCTCGCTACGCGCAAAATGGCGCTTTGGAGTTAAGTGCGCCCTGCAGCGGTCCGATCATGGGATTGTGGTGCTGGCTCGCACCCAAACGCCCCTGACGACGGTCGGGGGCATTTTTATGCGCCGACCCGGCGGGGGCTCTGGTAAACTGCTTTTGCCGGTGGTGATCCCCGCTTGACGTTCCCCCCCTCGTCTTGCACCCGCCGGTTTTTTTATGCGCCGGCCGATTGCGCTTAACCCGCGCTCCCAACGCGCCGAAAAGCGCAGCATGAGCAGCGACGATGCACAGAGCGTGATTGAAGAACTGGTGGCCGCGCACCCGGAGGCGAGCGACACCGGTGCCGGCATTCGCGCCGAGCTGCAGCAGCTGACGCCCCCAGAGCCGGCCCCAAGCGTCGTGCCAGAGGGTTTCGTCGGCCCGGAGGGTTGGAACGCGGCCGACCACCGGTACCCGCCTGAAAAGACCTGGCGTGGCGGCTGGCGCAAATTGCGGCGGGGCGCTGCAGCGCATCGAAAGAACGTCGCGCTTCAAAGCGCCGACGGCGGCGCGTCGGCCGACCCGATCGCCGGCGAAGCGCCTTTGATGACCTTCGACGCCAACCAGGCGGCGCAGTCGACGTGCGATTTGGCTTTCACCGTCGCGCCGATGTTGCTCGATAGCCTGGCCAAGCTGCCAGCGCCGATGACGTGGGCACCGACGGACAAGGAACGCGCCGACGTGCAGGAAGCGCTCGCGCGGTTTTACAAAGCGCACCCGGAGTACGCTTTGGATCTCCCGCCCGGCCTGGCGCTCGCGGTGACCGTCGCCGGCTACGCCCTGCCGCGCATGTTGGCAATGCCGGCGGTGCAAGCGCTCATGGGCATGAAGCGCAATCAAAGCGCCGATGGTGCGCAAAGCAACGATCAACACGAGGCGCTTCGCCATGCTGCATAACCAC
Above is a window of Tepidisphaeraceae bacterium DNA encoding:
- a CDS encoding extracellular solute-binding protein, with the translated sequence MHIGQSLRYLLGLATLLIVVWAFVDVGARVFRNESRGYDATLSVLHWGDPDEGQIMADLVAAFERDHPKVKVNRIHVSSGEFDSKLKTMFAAGDAPDLFYLKPESTPEMASMKLIKPLDEHVTQAELAEYFPKLLDVFRYNGERSGAGPLYGIPKDFSTTVMYINLDLFKQAGVPVPYGGWTWAEYEQAMRKITDLSTPQRRIYGGMLDLWDATLLNIIWTHGGDFFGKDFRDVLLDEPGAQAAMEMVRRLRHEERTVFNATGIAKDGGQEFLLGNIGSIGPIGRWKTPVYRSINNFEFDVVPVPYAKEKASQLFTNAWAIGTQTKHPEESLQLLRYLVGEEGQARAAKLGLAIPSNRSVAFSEAFHTAGQRPANSKAFLDAIELGRVQQHPREAEFRQIVSQVTDDALRQGTRSVADAGAEVERQWLAELRSPLRTREFSQINWRAIGSITVAVIAALVTLFWWKARREKIGALDRAQQRAGMAFVSPWVIGFVLLTVGPMALSLILAFAKWTAMSPLGEAQYVGGANFEHLAKFDPTFGKSLWVTFYFVLLGVPLTQVAALAVALLMNAKVRGITIFRTIYFVPSVVSGVALATLWLKLFNNDFGLINNVLLRPLTWVGLNPPDWFGLDAGWAAVPAFVVMGLWGVGGGMVIYLAGLKGVPESLYEAATIDGAGPMRRLLNVTLPMLSPLIFFNVIMGLIGSFQIFTQAKVMTNGGPGTDTLFYVLNLYRQAFEFHNMGYASAMAWVLFIIVLIFTALIFRGSKKMVHYEGLKA
- a CDS encoding carbohydrate ABC transporter permease, with the translated sequence MTTSATNAPNTANPATPLVYVAAAKEAAPNVVRRGMGRRDGRRRKSWNKVAAYITLILGAALLIVPFVWMLAASLDTQQNVTGGEVDWTFNDPQFANYPASMKLMGAEADRNGDGEIGVLEIARLHFPALSNTIVVTVACIVGQVVSSSLVGFGFARFNFRGRGILFALMLSTMMLPAQVTMIPVFVLFRHLGMIDTFWPLIIPAWLASPFFAFMFRQFFAQVPEELIEAARMDGASNFRIYWQMMLPLSGPVIAIVAIFTFMATWNDFMGPLIYLNSPANRTLALALAQFNGQYGVRDAHLLMAASFVTMLPCIILFFAAQKYFVESVATSGLKG
- a CDS encoding LacI family DNA-binding transcriptional regulator: MAERPRKSIYDLADTLGVSASTVSRVLNQRSGIGEATRKRVLASAKRAGFRPRMTARQLTVAVVIDRHRFTTFGGFVPNLLSCLVETISKHEVAVELLTEHNLERLDRRLIDGVVAMAWDDATIDLLKKLNDVPVVTLNRVDVPEFSAVASDHRQHGEMAVDYLAGRGHTKIAMICEERDNWGTRQRLEGFMSRLQALGLPVDEDSVSYTDHQPMYGLLRRLTTIARPTALFVANESLGLEAMYILQQVLQVRVPQDISLLGMDSAQVSQFLAPPLTAIAQPMAEVADRALSVLLSQMGQKQKPEHVILENRLIERESVVSLPAEKPRK
- a CDS encoding SDR family oxidoreductase, with the translated sequence MAVKLKPIEEQTIVITGASSGIGLATARMAARQGARVVFASRDEPALRQLEMEIIDAGGQALAVQVDVSNVDDVRRLADVAIARFGSIDTWVNNAAVAIYARADETEIGDARRLFDVNFWGQVYGSKTAMDHFKQQGVRNGYGSALINVGSTESDRALPLHSMYSASKHAIKGFTDAMRMELEEAGVPVSVTLIKPGSINTPFTEHARNYMGNEPDYPPPVYDPSVVAETIIYAATHPVRDLFAGGGGKMISAMGTYLPRITDWFMKQTMFKQQQKDVPTRTGDNLTTGTRGELQEHGSHPGHVMRSSLYSKATMHPLLTLAIIGAAGLAIAAAANPPSQVKRRGSLTRRRDGVATRLRDLVQ